In Arthrobacter sp. SLBN-83, one DNA window encodes the following:
- a CDS encoding Jag family protein has protein sequence MSAESTEHAFSEEIEDQDASVNQDASAAKVSAVSRLEEEGDVAADYLEELLDIADIDGDIDIEVRNGRTYISIVADEEAEGLEGLVGEDGEVLEALQELTRLAVLSATENRSRLVLDINGYRQERTGHLQKIAEDAAASVKETGKSVALEPMSAYERKIVHDAVADLGLVSESEGEGAGRHIVVSAD, from the coding sequence ATGTCTGCCGAGAGCACCGAGCACGCCTTTTCTGAAGAAATCGAAGATCAGGACGCTTCCGTGAACCAGGATGCTTCCGCCGCCAAGGTTTCCGCCGTCAGCCGCCTCGAAGAAGAGGGGGACGTCGCTGCCGACTACCTGGAGGAATTGCTGGACATCGCCGACATCGACGGCGACATCGACATCGAGGTCCGCAACGGCCGCACTTACATCTCCATCGTCGCCGACGAGGAAGCCGAAGGACTCGAAGGCCTGGTTGGCGAAGACGGCGAGGTCCTTGAAGCGCTCCAGGAACTGACGCGGCTGGCAGTCCTGTCGGCCACGGAAAACCGTTCCCGGCTTGTCCTGGACATCAACGGCTACCGGCAGGAGCGTACCGGCCACCTGCAGAAGATTGCCGAAGACGCGGCAGCGTCAGTGAAGGAAACCGGCAAGTCGGTGGCGCTGGAACCGATGAGCGCCTACGAACGCAAGATTGTGCATGACGCCGTGGCCGATCTCGGCCTGGTGAGCGAGTCCGAGGGCGAAGGCGCCGGACGCCACATCGTTGTTTCCGCGGACTAG
- the yidC gene encoding membrane protein insertase YidC, protein MDIFGTIIAPFKWLVSFIMVAFHDGLSAIGMPAENGWTWTLAIIGLVLVIRAALIPVFVKQIKAQRGMQLLQPDLKKLQEKYKGKTDQLSRQAMAQEQMAMYKKHGTNPFSACLPMLIQMPFFFALFQVLSGISQAKDQGAGIGAMSHEQVVEFDASSIFGAPLSAALLHGGAGNVAVVVLSIVMILAMTASQFITQKQIMAKNMSEEAMASPFMRQQKMMLYILPIVFGVGGINFPIGVLIYWTTTNLWTMGQQFFVIRRMPTPGSPAAKALAERRAAKGLPALSVLGGKRDESANADAAAAAAVEIKGQRVQPQRKNRKKK, encoded by the coding sequence ATGGACATCTTTGGAACAATAATCGCCCCGTTCAAGTGGCTGGTTTCGTTCATCATGGTGGCGTTCCACGACGGGCTCAGCGCCATTGGCATGCCCGCGGAGAATGGCTGGACCTGGACCTTGGCCATCATCGGGCTGGTGCTGGTGATCCGTGCCGCCCTCATCCCCGTGTTCGTCAAGCAGATCAAGGCGCAGCGCGGCATGCAGCTCCTGCAGCCTGACCTGAAGAAGCTGCAGGAAAAGTACAAGGGCAAGACGGACCAGCTGTCCCGCCAGGCCATGGCCCAGGAACAGATGGCCATGTACAAGAAACACGGGACCAACCCGTTCTCCGCGTGCCTTCCCATGCTGATCCAGATGCCGTTCTTCTTTGCACTCTTCCAGGTGCTGTCGGGGATCTCGCAGGCCAAGGACCAGGGCGCCGGCATCGGTGCCATGAGCCACGAACAGGTTGTCGAGTTCGACGCCTCAAGCATCTTCGGCGCGCCCTTGTCCGCAGCCCTGCTGCACGGCGGGGCAGGCAACGTCGCTGTGGTGGTGCTCTCGATCGTGATGATCCTGGCCATGACGGCTTCGCAGTTCATTACCCAGAAGCAGATCATGGCCAAGAACATGTCTGAAGAAGCCATGGCCAGCCCGTTCATGCGCCAGCAGAAGATGATGCTGTACATCCTGCCCATCGTCTTCGGCGTGGGTGGCATCAACTTCCCCATCGGTGTCCTGATCTACTGGACCACCACCAACCTTTGGACCATGGGCCAGCAGTTCTTCGTCATCCGCCGCATGCCGACGCCGGGATCCCCCGCAGCCAAGGCCCTCGCCGAACGCCGTGCCGCCAAGGGCCTGCCGGCACTTTCCGTCCTGGGCGGCAAGCGGGACGAATCAGCCAACGCCGATGCCGCCGCGGCTGCCGCAGTTGAGATCAAGGGACAGCGCGTCCAGCCCCAGCGCAAGAACAGGAAGAAGAAGTAA
- a CDS encoding ParA family protein, which yields MTSSEASAQRIPPFVSLGSARSVAGSGLAGVGMAPARGGNHPKAGVSAASGNAVSRETTANGRSNVIDAIDDSSPIARELAHETKRRERLVGRQLPRPEKTRIFTVSNQKGGVGKTTTTVNIAAALAAAGLNVLVIDIDPQGNASTALGIEHHADVDSIYDVLINDVPLADVVAPCPDIGKLICAPATIHLAGAEIELVSLVAREQRLRRAIDVYAKEREKNGEERLDYVFIDCPPSLGLLTVNAFCAASEVLIPIQCEYYALEGLSQLLKNIEMIQKHLNADLVVSTILLTMYDGRTNLAAQVAAEVRQHFPKQVLSAVVPRSVRISEAPSYQQTVMTYDPSSSGALSYLEAAAEIAER from the coding sequence GTGACGAGTAGTGAAGCCTCCGCACAACGGATCCCGCCGTTTGTGTCTTTGGGGTCGGCACGTTCTGTCGCTGGGTCCGGGCTTGCCGGAGTCGGCATGGCTCCCGCCCGGGGTGGCAATCACCCGAAAGCAGGTGTTTCTGCTGCCTCAGGTAATGCAGTTTCACGTGAAACAACCGCAAACGGTCGATCCAACGTCATCGACGCAATCGATGATTCCAGCCCCATCGCACGGGAACTTGCCCATGAAACGAAGCGCCGTGAGCGATTAGTGGGACGACAACTCCCCCGCCCTGAAAAGACCCGCATCTTTACGGTGTCCAACCAGAAGGGCGGAGTAGGCAAGACCACCACCACGGTCAACATCGCCGCCGCCTTGGCAGCCGCCGGACTTAATGTGCTGGTCATCGACATCGATCCCCAGGGCAATGCCTCCACTGCCTTGGGCATTGAGCATCACGCGGACGTGGACAGCATCTACGACGTCCTGATCAACGACGTCCCTCTGGCCGATGTCGTAGCCCCCTGCCCGGATATCGGAAAACTCATCTGCGCGCCGGCCACGATCCACCTTGCAGGGGCCGAGATTGAGCTGGTGTCCCTAGTGGCGCGCGAGCAGAGGCTGCGCCGGGCCATTGACGTCTACGCGAAGGAACGCGAGAAGAACGGCGAGGAGCGGCTGGACTATGTGTTCATCGACTGCCCGCCCAGCTTGGGCCTGCTGACAGTCAATGCTTTCTGCGCCGCCAGTGAGGTACTGATCCCCATTCAGTGCGAGTACTATGCGCTGGAGGGCCTGAGCCAGCTCCTCAAGAATATCGAAATGATTCAGAAGCACCTCAACGCGGACCTCGTTGTGTCGACGATCCTGCTCACCATGTACGACGGCCGAACCAACCTCGCTGCCCAGGTGGCTGCGGAGGTACGCCAGCACTTCCCCAAACAGGTCCTCTCGGCCGTAGTTCCACGGTCAGTCCGGATCTCCGAAGCGCCCAGCTACCAGCAGACGGTCATGACATACGATCCGTCCTCAAGTGGTGCCTTGTCCTACTTGGAAGCCGCCGCTGAAATAGCGGAACGCTAG
- the rnpA gene encoding ribonuclease P protein component gives MLAARNRLRTSTDFSTTVRSGVRNGRRNVVLYAAAIAADEPSRIGFIVSKSVGNAVVRNLVKRRLREAAAASLREHGTGLAIVVRALPASATASWDQLLADYNAALGSALNRLAGRPSRAAAKGSAGTTQEGTTRA, from the coding sequence GTGCTGGCCGCCCGCAACCGCCTGAGGACCTCGACCGATTTTTCAACAACTGTACGTTCCGGTGTCCGCAATGGGCGCCGGAACGTAGTGTTATATGCGGCAGCCATTGCTGCCGACGAACCCAGCCGGATCGGGTTCATTGTTTCCAAGAGTGTAGGGAACGCTGTGGTCAGGAACCTCGTTAAGAGGAGACTGAGAGAAGCAGCTGCTGCATCGCTGCGCGAGCACGGTACGGGGCTCGCCATCGTGGTGCGGGCGCTTCCTGCGTCTGCCACCGCCAGCTGGGACCAGCTGCTGGCGGACTACAACGCTGCACTGGGATCTGCGCTGAACCGGCTGGCTGGCCGCCCTTCACGGGCTGCCGCCAAAGGTTCGGCCGGTACAACACAGGAGGGGACAACGCGTGCCTAA
- the trxA gene encoding thioredoxin — protein MSNAKDVTDASFGTDVLSAEKPVIVDFWAEWCGPCRKLGPILDEISVEYGEKVDVVKVNVDDNPAIAAEYGITSIPAVYLFQGGEVKSTVIGAKPKQFFEKEFSDVLS, from the coding sequence ATGAGCAACGCTAAAGATGTAACTGACGCAAGTTTCGGCACTGACGTTTTGTCGGCCGAGAAGCCGGTAATCGTGGATTTCTGGGCGGAATGGTGCGGCCCCTGCCGCAAGCTGGGCCCCATCCTGGATGAGATTTCCGTCGAGTACGGCGAGAAGGTGGACGTGGTCAAGGTAAACGTTGATGACAACCCCGCGATTGCCGCGGAGTACGGAATTACTTCCATCCCTGCCGTCTACCTTTTCCAGGGTGGCGAGGTGAAGAGCACTGTCATCGGCGCCAAACCCAAGCAGTTCTTCGAGAAGGAATTCTCGGACGTTTTGTCCTAG
- the rsmG gene encoding 16S rRNA (guanine(527)-N(7))-methyltransferase RsmG: MVDITAAELRAAEKIFGDRLDLAKRYVEHLASSGTERGLIGPREVPRLWSRHVLNCAVIESEIAQGSHVADVGSGAGLPGLCLAIARPDLELTLIEPLERRVIWLQEVVDDLGLDNVTVMRTRAELAVGHVEADVVTARAVSALTNLAGLTIPLLGGHGEVVAIKGRSAGEEIEKAAKTIRKLGGVETSVLTVGDNLLEEPTTVVRIVVNKSQKKS; the protein is encoded by the coding sequence ATGGTTGACATCACGGCAGCAGAACTTCGCGCTGCTGAGAAAATCTTCGGCGACCGGCTGGACCTCGCCAAGCGCTACGTGGAGCATTTGGCCTCCTCTGGAACCGAACGGGGCTTGATCGGGCCGCGGGAGGTTCCCCGGCTGTGGAGCCGCCACGTGCTCAATTGTGCAGTCATCGAAAGCGAGATTGCCCAGGGAAGCCATGTTGCCGACGTCGGAAGCGGCGCCGGACTGCCTGGCTTGTGCCTGGCCATCGCACGCCCGGATCTTGAGCTGACGCTCATTGAGCCGCTGGAGCGGCGCGTGATCTGGCTTCAGGAAGTGGTGGACGACCTTGGCCTGGACAACGTCACGGTCATGCGCACACGCGCTGAGTTGGCGGTAGGGCACGTGGAGGCTGACGTGGTGACGGCCCGTGCCGTATCGGCCTTGACCAACCTGGCCGGCCTAACCATCCCGCTCCTCGGCGGCCACGGAGAAGTGGTGGCCATCAAAGGACGTAGCGCCGGTGAGGAAATTGAGAAGGCGGCCAAGACCATCCGTAAGCTGGGTGGCGTTGAGACCTCGGTACTGACCGTAGGTGACAACCTCCTCGAGGAGCCCACTACCGTGGTTCGCATCGTGGTGAACAAGTCCCAAAAGAAGTCCTGA
- a CDS encoding ParB/RepB/Spo0J family partition protein, with amino-acid sequence MSEKRRGLGRGLGALIPSSAATNGSGNGGAVSRPVDLFFPEGRRKTEPTEQPAVAAVTGTQGKEAAGSSTPPSSGKAAAPKAGADKSSDDKKPASAAAPAPAKKAPTRKSPAAGSKADAEPSASVEDPEVSNPVEVVPNEEPAQDAAAGSGVELVEVPGARFAEIPVSDIHPNRKQPRNVFDEDDMAELVHSVREIGVLQPIVVRTSTEAGSEPYELVMGERRWRAVQAAGLETIPAIIRDTTDDDLLRDALLENLHRSQLNPLEEAAAYQQLLEDFGTTHEQLADRIGRSRPQVSNTLRLLKLPPLVQRRVAAGVLSAGHARALLSLPDAAAMERLAQRIVAEGMSVRATEEAAALYQDPAKPAKNNIPRPGARHERLDFLASSLSDRLDTNVKISLGVRKGKVSIEFASVEDLNRIMDVLAPDSSN; translated from the coding sequence ATGAGCGAGAAGCGACGGGGCCTAGGCCGCGGTCTTGGCGCGCTGATTCCAAGTTCCGCTGCAACCAATGGGTCCGGCAACGGTGGGGCGGTATCGCGGCCTGTTGATCTGTTCTTCCCGGAGGGACGCAGGAAAACCGAACCTACGGAGCAGCCTGCAGTGGCAGCAGTCACCGGAACGCAGGGCAAGGAAGCAGCAGGCTCGTCCACCCCGCCTTCTTCAGGCAAAGCAGCTGCGCCCAAGGCCGGCGCCGACAAGAGCAGTGATGATAAGAAGCCCGCCTCCGCGGCTGCTCCCGCTCCGGCAAAGAAGGCTCCAACCAGGAAATCCCCCGCAGCGGGATCAAAGGCTGATGCCGAACCCTCTGCCAGCGTGGAAGATCCGGAAGTTTCAAATCCGGTAGAGGTGGTACCCAACGAGGAGCCAGCTCAGGATGCGGCCGCCGGCTCGGGCGTCGAGCTGGTGGAAGTTCCCGGTGCCCGCTTCGCCGAGATTCCGGTATCCGACATCCATCCGAACCGGAAGCAGCCCCGCAATGTCTTCGATGAGGACGACATGGCCGAGCTGGTTCACTCGGTTCGCGAAATCGGCGTGCTCCAGCCGATTGTGGTTCGCACATCAACCGAAGCAGGTAGCGAACCCTACGAGTTGGTCATGGGCGAACGACGCTGGCGCGCCGTCCAGGCCGCCGGGCTCGAAACCATTCCTGCCATCATTCGCGATACGACTGACGATGACCTTCTCCGCGATGCCCTGCTCGAGAACCTCCACCGCAGCCAGCTGAACCCGCTGGAAGAGGCCGCAGCTTACCAGCAGCTCCTGGAGGACTTTGGGACCACCCACGAGCAATTGGCGGACCGCATTGGCCGTTCGAGGCCGCAGGTGTCCAATACTCTCCGCCTGCTGAAGCTCCCCCCGTTGGTGCAGCGGCGGGTAGCCGCCGGCGTCCTCTCCGCAGGCCACGCACGTGCCCTTCTGTCGCTGCCTGATGCTGCCGCCATGGAACGGCTAGCACAGAGGATTGTTGCAGAGGGTATGTCAGTGCGCGCCACGGAAGAGGCGGCGGCGCTGTACCAAGATCCTGCGAAGCCCGCAAAGAACAACATTCCGCGCCCTGGGGCCCGGCATGAACGTCTGGACTTCTTGGCTTCCTCGCTTTCCGATCGCCTTGATACGAACGTCAAGATCTCGCTCGGTGTGAGAAAGGGCAAGGTAAGCATCGAGTTCGCCAGTGTTGAGGACTTGAACCGCATTATGGATGTCTTGGCTCCGGATTCGAGCAACTAG
- the rpmH gene encoding 50S ribosomal protein L34 has product MSKRTFQPNNRRRAKKHGFRLRMRTRAGRAILAARRGKGRTELSA; this is encoded by the coding sequence GTGAGCAAGCGGACTTTTCAGCCGAATAACCGCCGTCGAGCCAAGAAGCACGGCTTCCGCCTTCGTATGCGTACCCGTGCCGGCCGCGCCATCCTGGCAGCCCGTCGTGGCAAGGGCCGCACCGAACTGTCGGCCTAA
- the trxB gene encoding thioredoxin-disulfide reductase, which translates to MEEKTATDVRDVIIVGSGPAGYTAAVYTARADLKPLLLAGSVTAGGELMNTTDVENYPGFPEGIMGPDLMENFEKQAARFGTEIQFEDVTALELEGPVKTVTIATGETFKARAVILSTGSAYRELGLPNEKRLSGHGVSWCATCDGFFFKDQDIAVIGGGDSAMEEALFLTKFAKSVTVVHRRNTLKASKIMADRALANEKIRFIWNSTVDDVLGADKVTGLRLKNLIDGNESELAVTGVFVAIGNDPRTDLVKNVLALTPEGTIAVEGRSSKTSLPGVFAAGDVVDPTYRQAITASGSGCVAAIDVEHYLADLPA; encoded by the coding sequence ATGGAAGAGAAGACGGCGACGGATGTTCGCGACGTCATCATTGTGGGCTCGGGCCCGGCGGGATATACGGCAGCCGTCTACACCGCCAGGGCGGACCTTAAGCCGCTGCTGTTGGCCGGGTCGGTGACTGCCGGCGGCGAGCTGATGAACACCACGGATGTGGAGAACTATCCCGGTTTCCCCGAGGGAATCATGGGGCCGGACCTGATGGAAAACTTTGAGAAGCAGGCCGCCCGTTTTGGGACGGAAATCCAGTTTGAGGATGTAACCGCCCTGGAGCTGGAGGGACCAGTCAAGACAGTCACCATCGCCACGGGGGAGACCTTCAAGGCGAGGGCCGTCATCCTCTCCACCGGCTCCGCGTACCGTGAGCTGGGGCTGCCCAATGAGAAGCGGCTCTCCGGTCATGGTGTTAGCTGGTGTGCAACCTGCGACGGTTTCTTTTTTAAGGATCAGGACATCGCTGTCATCGGCGGTGGCGACTCTGCCATGGAAGAAGCCCTCTTCCTCACAAAGTTTGCGAAATCAGTAACGGTCGTCCACCGTCGCAACACGCTCAAGGCTTCCAAGATCATGGCCGACCGCGCGCTGGCCAACGAAAAGATCCGTTTCATCTGGAACAGCACTGTCGATGATGTGCTGGGGGCAGACAAGGTCACGGGACTTCGGTTGAAGAACCTTATTGACGGTAATGAGTCCGAACTCGCTGTTACAGGTGTCTTCGTGGCTATCGGCAACGACCCGCGGACCGACCTCGTCAAGAACGTGCTGGCCCTGACACCGGAGGGGACCATCGCAGTGGAGGGGCGTAGCTCCAAGACAAGCCTTCCCGGCGTGTTTGCTGCTGGTGACGTCGTTGATCCCACCTACCGCCAGGCCATCACCGCCTCTGGTTCCGGTTGTGTGGCAGCAATTGATGTTGAACACTATCTGGCAGACCTGCCGGCATAA
- a CDS encoding discoidin domain-containing protein — protein MSNPIDVGSVLGGRYKVTATVLASHDHDLVLDGVDQVLNRPVSILVAGPENTEQVAQSAREVATGERPGTVQVLDLGVTEDATYLITNHTSAADLLDLVVTPNPPYVEPFFTDTLGSEIFGQPRSHEPEPYDEEDHVEAGYINYGDSRPSQVDPYRGAPAVPPRPSVRPAAQQPSQQPASQQPASNGHRGAGAAAGAAAGVAGAAAAAGAAASKAGTGASRVDPDATAAQPVANRAPAPTGRAGSAEADTGPTDTAAVGSTEAQPAAEQRKPKVSLWSEDDYAQVEDQDRYEEADEDQHETRPVKGKSALFARAAAPAAAGVSFADRDDYDDDRDESKNQPRSMRWLVGGLLAVVLIAGLIFAVTNLGSLFSSEPQAQSTAAPAASTTAPQPSAPATQAAPSKPPVVPPVIESVSRQGNFDFAATFDGDLIKAYDGNAASYWSDMEFATENWGGLAPQGVPLVVKLKSASTVSSITLSQLGGSGGNISVYTNDRPTTDGAKLVGTNSFTSTDLNMPLPEPVQAQYVIVSINSLPKLAAPKTRYGYGLRLAEIKVQ, from the coding sequence GTGTCCAACCCGATCGATGTCGGATCAGTACTGGGCGGCCGTTACAAGGTCACCGCCACAGTGTTGGCCTCGCATGACCACGATCTGGTGCTGGACGGTGTGGACCAGGTCCTCAACCGCCCGGTCAGTATCCTGGTTGCCGGGCCGGAGAACACGGAACAGGTTGCCCAGAGCGCCCGCGAAGTGGCCACCGGCGAACGCCCCGGCACCGTGCAGGTCCTGGACCTTGGCGTGACAGAGGACGCCACCTACCTGATCACCAACCACACGTCTGCCGCGGACCTGCTGGACCTGGTGGTTACCCCGAATCCGCCCTACGTTGAGCCCTTCTTCACGGACACCCTGGGCAGTGAAATCTTTGGCCAGCCGCGGTCCCACGAACCCGAACCGTACGACGAGGAAGACCACGTCGAGGCCGGGTACATCAACTACGGTGATTCGCGCCCCAGCCAGGTTGATCCGTACCGTGGCGCTCCCGCTGTTCCGCCGCGGCCTTCCGTTCGTCCCGCCGCACAGCAGCCTTCGCAGCAGCCCGCGTCCCAGCAGCCCGCCTCCAACGGCCATCGCGGCGCCGGAGCTGCTGCGGGTGCAGCCGCGGGTGTCGCTGGTGCAGCCGCTGCTGCCGGTGCCGCTGCTTCAAAGGCAGGGACGGGAGCCTCCCGCGTGGACCCCGATGCCACTGCCGCCCAGCCGGTAGCCAACCGTGCCCCTGCGCCAACTGGGCGCGCAGGCTCCGCAGAGGCAGACACGGGCCCCACCGATACGGCGGCCGTCGGCAGCACCGAGGCGCAGCCCGCAGCCGAACAGCGCAAGCCGAAGGTTTCCCTGTGGTCCGAGGACGATTACGCACAGGTAGAGGACCAGGACCGCTACGAGGAAGCCGACGAAGACCAGCACGAAACGCGGCCGGTCAAGGGCAAGTCTGCCCTGTTCGCCCGTGCGGCGGCTCCCGCTGCCGCGGGAGTCTCCTTTGCTGACCGGGACGACTACGACGATGACCGGGATGAATCCAAAAACCAGCCCCGCTCCATGCGGTGGCTGGTTGGAGGTTTGCTGGCCGTAGTGTTGATCGCCGGCCTGATTTTCGCTGTCACCAACCTGGGCAGTCTCTTCAGCTCTGAACCGCAGGCGCAATCAACGGCTGCACCGGCAGCCAGCACCACCGCACCACAGCCGTCCGCCCCTGCAACCCAGGCAGCACCCTCCAAACCCCCGGTTGTTCCGCCGGTCATCGAGAGTGTCAGCCGGCAGGGTAACTTCGACTTCGCCGCCACATTCGACGGCGACTTGATCAAGGCGTACGACGGCAATGCCGCAAGCTACTGGTCTGACATGGAGTTCGCCACGGAGAACTGGGGTGGCCTTGCCCCCCAGGGGGTTCCGCTCGTGGTGAAGCTGAAGAGCGCGTCCACCGTCTCTTCCATCACGCTCTCCCAGCTCGGGGGATCGGGCGGCAACATCAGCGTGTACACGAATGACCGGCCCACCACGGACGGTGCCAAGCTGGTTGGAACCAACAGCTTCACTTCCACCGACCTGAACATGCCCCTCCCGGAGCCGGTGCAGGCACAGTATGTGATTGTGTCCATCAATTCACTGCCCAAGTTGGCGGCTCCCAAGACCCGTTACGGCTACGGCCTCCGGCTGGCTGAGATCAAGGTCCAGTAG
- the yidD gene encoding membrane protein insertion efficiency factor YidD, whose protein sequence is MPNATAVVAHSRKLLAAVGRFLWDLPRNLLILLLMAYRKVVSPLYGPVCRFFPSCSAYALEAVTVHGAVKGTWLAARRLGHCHPWNAGGVDHVPAGRREWPEGRTPTIVVLNNPDIYRVDRTDEQGRSAA, encoded by the coding sequence GTGCCTAACGCCACTGCCGTCGTCGCCCATTCCCGCAAGCTGTTGGCCGCCGTCGGGAGGTTCCTCTGGGACCTGCCCCGGAACCTCCTCATTCTTCTGCTGATGGCCTACCGCAAGGTGGTTTCTCCCTTGTACGGTCCGGTCTGCCGATTCTTCCCTTCATGCTCGGCGTATGCCCTTGAAGCGGTCACCGTCCATGGCGCCGTCAAGGGAACTTGGCTGGCAGCCCGGCGCCTTGGCCACTGCCACCCATGGAACGCCGGCGGAGTGGACCACGTCCCCGCCGGCCGCCGGGAATGGCCGGAAGGCCGGACCCCCACAATTGTTGTGCTGAACAATCCGGACATCTACCGGGTTGATCGGACTGATGAACAAGGCCGCAGTGCGGCCTGA